The Arthrobacter sp. NicSoilC5 genome has a window encoding:
- the ccsB gene encoding c-type cytochrome biogenesis protein CcsB — MPFGINETMGQYSELFMLLAAGTYTVAFIAFAWDLAKSSKALRAVDLKAAQAGAATKVPVAAGVGAGSAGARLDGPADRAERPSSSAAKAGGAGAGGVVTADGDMKYATERRVPARVAVALTTLAVLIHGAGVVTRALGAGRVPWGNMYEFLTTGAFLVAAVFLLSLIRRDLRFLGTFVVGLVIIMLVAASVAFWTPVGHLVPALQSYWLVIHVSIAVLSSALFTLTFAMSALQLVQSHRQKTVAAGGADKLGFMRLVPSALSLENLSYRINAIAFIGWTFTLMFGAIWAEKAWGRFWGWDTKEVWTFVIWVVYAGYLHARATRGWTGTRAAWLSIVGYLCVIFNFTIVNQFFNGLHSYSGL; from the coding sequence ATGCCATTTGGAATCAACGAAACCATGGGCCAGTACAGCGAACTCTTCATGCTGCTGGCGGCGGGCACCTACACAGTGGCCTTCATAGCCTTCGCCTGGGACCTGGCCAAGAGCAGCAAGGCCCTGCGCGCAGTTGACCTGAAGGCCGCCCAGGCCGGGGCTGCCACCAAGGTTCCCGTGGCCGCCGGTGTTGGCGCCGGCTCTGCCGGGGCGCGCCTGGACGGGCCCGCCGACCGGGCCGAGCGTCCGTCGTCGTCCGCTGCCAAGGCCGGCGGCGCGGGGGCAGGCGGTGTCGTAACGGCCGACGGCGACATGAAGTACGCCACGGAGCGCCGGGTTCCGGCGCGGGTCGCCGTGGCCCTGACCACCCTCGCCGTCCTCATCCACGGCGCCGGCGTGGTCACCAGGGCCCTGGGCGCGGGGCGGGTGCCGTGGGGCAACATGTACGAGTTCCTCACCACCGGCGCGTTCCTGGTGGCGGCCGTCTTCCTGCTTTCGCTGATCCGGCGCGACCTGCGCTTCCTGGGCACCTTCGTCGTGGGCCTGGTGATCATCATGCTGGTGGCTGCCTCGGTGGCCTTCTGGACCCCCGTGGGCCACCTGGTCCCCGCACTCCAGAGCTACTGGCTGGTCATCCACGTATCCATTGCCGTGCTTTCCTCGGCCCTGTTCACCCTGACGTTCGCGATGTCCGCCCTGCAGCTGGTGCAGTCCCACCGGCAGAAGACCGTTGCAGCCGGCGGCGCCGACAAGCTCGGTTTCATGCGCCTGGTGCCCTCCGCGCTGAGCCTGGAGAACCTCTCCTACCGGATCAACGCCATCGCCTTCATCGGTTGGACCTTCACCCTCATGTTCGGTGCCATCTGGGCAGAAAAGGCATGGGGCCGGTTCTGGGGCTGGGACACCAAAGAGGTCTGGACGTTCGTGATCTGGGTTGTCTACGCAGGTTACCTGCACGCCCGTGCCACCCGCGGCTGGACCGGGACACGCGCCGCGTGGCTGTCGATCGTGGGGTACCTGTGCGTGATCTTCAACTTCACCATCGTGAACCAGTTCTTCAACGGGCTTCACTCCTACTCCGGCCTCTAG
- a CDS encoding LuxR C-terminal-related transcriptional regulator, which translates to MDGHIQRAERPVPLLTAPDHQGHPPHAAELMAKQLKGANAAVRELLLALSVGFALPGPLPADLQHKFISGTVEDLDALVDRAEAAGLLRPDGTVVGTAQHALLTATPTAKVHALQRELVTVFTSAGQPLGNLARELARGGLADPRVAAELEQAGNAVLENDPRLASQLYEEALLAGADPLATAARRAQAAAGDGELDAAARIIDALLVSPDPPDVRRGADVAASVWAQRGMLARGADVYSWLGPGRVGPSAPLAAVAMIGAGDRAAAEAFFRPDAPAASPTLLAAALVQTGQGILASLGDKPQQGISILIHASDMLNSAGTALPLPETPAALAALLALQSGEPHLAETVCKAAAAAGQGGNAAQPRLLLLQAWAAMMQDKLEDARLAATEAAKANHWPLVPRDEFMCAALEVGLARRNGDVPELLRAWERAREAMLHTSVDLYNLLPWGELLIAAARLRETRRVAQYLEDAWKLLGRLGGPALWSVPLHWSAVQAALLNESPADLAPHATALARASAHSQLAAVLATAGKAWVSVLAGRFRTADVEGAARLLGAVGMPWEGARLAGHAAARADERRDMMRLLSCARDLHPQGSPAAGASGAAEVQAGTGTDAGKAGQPDASGLSEREKEVARLVLEGKTYREIGEAIYISPRTAEHHIARIRRRLGAENRSDLLARLRLALGVEHSQPLNPQQE; encoded by the coding sequence ATGGACGGACACATCCAGCGGGCGGAACGGCCCGTACCCCTGCTCACCGCACCTGACCACCAGGGCCATCCGCCCCACGCCGCGGAGCTGATGGCCAAGCAGTTGAAGGGCGCAAACGCTGCCGTCCGGGAGCTGCTGCTGGCACTTTCGGTGGGCTTCGCCCTGCCGGGACCGCTTCCGGCGGACCTCCAGCACAAGTTCATCAGCGGAACGGTGGAGGACCTTGATGCCCTGGTGGACCGCGCCGAAGCCGCAGGCCTGCTGCGGCCGGACGGCACGGTGGTGGGGACGGCCCAACACGCCCTTCTGACCGCCACCCCCACGGCCAAGGTGCACGCGCTCCAGCGGGAGCTCGTAACCGTCTTCACATCCGCAGGACAGCCGCTGGGGAACCTCGCCCGCGAGCTGGCCAGGGGAGGCCTTGCCGATCCACGGGTGGCCGCGGAACTGGAGCAGGCTGGGAACGCCGTGCTGGAGAATGACCCCAGGCTGGCGTCCCAACTCTACGAGGAAGCACTCCTGGCCGGCGCCGACCCGCTGGCCACCGCAGCCAGGCGCGCCCAGGCCGCAGCCGGCGACGGGGAACTCGACGCCGCGGCCCGCATCATCGACGCGCTCCTGGTCAGCCCGGACCCGCCGGACGTGCGCCGCGGAGCCGATGTCGCTGCCTCCGTCTGGGCGCAGCGGGGAATGCTGGCCCGCGGAGCCGACGTATACAGCTGGCTTGGTCCCGGACGGGTGGGCCCCTCCGCACCTCTTGCCGCCGTCGCCATGATCGGCGCCGGTGACCGGGCGGCTGCGGAGGCCTTCTTCCGGCCCGATGCTCCGGCGGCCTCGCCGACGCTGCTTGCGGCCGCCCTGGTCCAGACCGGACAGGGAATCCTGGCCTCCCTGGGGGACAAGCCGCAACAGGGCATCTCCATCCTGATCCACGCCTCGGACATGCTGAACTCGGCGGGCACGGCCCTTCCGCTGCCGGAAACACCGGCGGCCCTGGCAGCCCTGCTGGCCCTGCAGAGCGGTGAGCCGCACCTGGCGGAGACGGTCTGCAAGGCGGCAGCCGCAGCCGGACAGGGCGGCAACGCCGCCCAGCCAAGGCTCCTGCTGCTCCAGGCCTGGGCGGCGATGATGCAGGACAAACTCGAGGACGCCCGCCTGGCAGCCACGGAAGCGGCCAAAGCCAATCATTGGCCGCTGGTCCCGCGCGACGAGTTCATGTGCGCCGCCCTGGAGGTGGGGCTTGCGCGCCGGAACGGCGACGTGCCGGAGCTGCTCAGGGCATGGGAACGGGCACGCGAAGCCATGCTCCACACCTCGGTGGACCTCTACAACCTGTTGCCGTGGGGCGAACTGCTGATCGCCGCGGCCCGGCTGCGCGAGACACGCCGGGTGGCGCAGTACCTGGAGGACGCCTGGAAACTGCTGGGCCGCCTGGGTGGTCCTGCCCTGTGGTCCGTTCCCCTGCACTGGTCCGCCGTCCAGGCTGCGCTGCTGAATGAAAGCCCCGCCGATCTTGCTCCCCACGCAACGGCACTGGCGCGGGCCTCTGCCCACAGTCAGCTTGCCGCGGTGCTCGCCACGGCCGGCAAAGCCTGGGTCTCGGTGCTCGCCGGCCGGTTCCGGACCGCCGATGTGGAGGGTGCTGCCCGGCTGCTCGGTGCGGTGGGGATGCCCTGGGAGGGTGCACGGCTGGCCGGGCACGCTGCCGCCCGGGCCGACGAGCGTCGGGACATGATGCGCCTGCTCTCCTGTGCCCGGGACCTTCACCCCCAAGGCAGCCCTGCTGCCGGAGCATCAGGGGCGGCGGAGGTGCAGGCAGGAACCGGTACCGACGCCGGCAAAGCGGGGCAGCCCGACGCCTCCGGTTTGAGCGAGCGCGAAAAGGAAGTGGCCAGGCTGGTGCTTGAGGGCAAGACCTACCGGGAGATCGGCGAGGCAATCTACATATCGCCCAGGACCGCGGAGCACCACATTGCCAGGATCCGGCGCCGGCTGGGAGCGGAAAACCGTTCCGACCTGCTGGCCCGTCTGCGCCTGGCCCTTGGCGTGGAACATTCCCAGCCGCTGAATCCGCAGCAGGAATAA
- a CDS encoding IniB N-terminal domain-containing protein produces the protein MPTLANDLVQFLMQLFGDREAIQEFLDDPERALQEHGLANVCSADVDAAMPVVLDYAPITVNATSFAREHTTGGNGVWAGQTGTLGGHGAGPSALHGGGAVAGQGGAGYDQDDHAHAVQQLHHVVNHFSYTTNTTMLDDRVTITDQSVNQNIWAHGDVEQWFDNDAVVASGDQAVAAGDDAAVRDSNNVRDSYNVRDSYNTDHSTDNSTDNSIHAGSDVSIGNEQTDISDSFNTDLGLDVDDSFNDNSDNSHHTDYSDHSTSTDVDVDVRDSFNDNSDNSTHNSVAVDDSYNQDTSTLVEDSFNQDSSTTTAVEVHVDDSFQDNPATSIVEDNLVVADNQLDFTEDNSTHTDVDLDNHATIDDSVVDDSTVL, from the coding sequence ATGCCAACACTCGCAAATGACCTTGTTCAGTTCCTGATGCAGCTCTTCGGCGACCGGGAGGCGATCCAGGAGTTCCTGGATGACCCGGAGAGGGCACTGCAGGAACACGGCCTGGCCAACGTGTGCTCGGCTGACGTTGACGCCGCCATGCCGGTGGTCCTCGACTACGCTCCCATCACCGTCAATGCCACCTCCTTCGCCCGGGAGCACACCACCGGCGGCAACGGTGTGTGGGCCGGGCAGACGGGGACGCTGGGCGGCCACGGCGCAGGCCCCTCCGCCCTCCACGGCGGAGGGGCGGTTGCCGGGCAGGGGGGCGCCGGCTATGACCAGGACGACCACGCCCACGCGGTCCAGCAGCTCCACCACGTGGTGAACCACTTCTCCTACACCACCAACACCACCATGCTGGATGACCGCGTCACCATTACCGACCAGTCCGTCAACCAAAACATCTGGGCGCACGGGGACGTGGAGCAGTGGTTCGACAACGATGCCGTGGTGGCCTCCGGCGACCAGGCCGTGGCCGCCGGTGATGACGCCGCCGTCAGGGACTCCAACAACGTGCGGGACTCCTACAACGTCAGGGACTCCTACAACACCGACCACTCGACCGATAACTCCACGGACAACTCCATCCATGCCGGCAGCGACGTCAGCATCGGCAACGAGCAGACGGACATCTCCGACTCCTTCAACACCGATCTCGGCCTGGACGTGGACGATTCCTTCAACGACAACTCCGACAATTCCCACCACACGGATTACTCGGACCATTCCACCAGCACCGACGTGGACGTGGACGTCCGGGACTCGTTCAACGACAATTCCGACAACTCCACCCACAACTCCGTGGCGGTGGACGACTCCTACAACCAGGACACCTCCACCCTGGTTGAGGATTCCTTCAACCAGGACAGCTCCACCACTACCGCGGTGGAGGTCCACGTGGACGACTCGTTCCAGGACAACCCCGCCACCAGCATCGTTGAAGACAACCTGGTGGTGGCGGACAACCAGCTCGATTTCACGGAGGACAACTCCACGCACACGGATGTTGACCTGGACAACCACGCCACCATCGACGATTCGGTGGTTGACGACTCCACCGTGCTGTAA
- a CDS encoding PLD nuclease N-terminal domain-containing protein, translating into MLFRVALAVAVLVIFVYGLVDVIRTEGRLTRGISKPAWIIVQIVLPVLGAVLWLLIGRPRGTAQPRPSYPHPTAPDDDPDFLRNLEARRRNQAEAERLKKLRDELESKAKEDGGKHPRGTDEHDTDGLK; encoded by the coding sequence ATGCTCTTCCGTGTGGCTTTGGCCGTCGCAGTCCTCGTCATCTTTGTGTATGGCCTGGTGGACGTGATCCGCACTGAAGGCCGCCTGACCCGGGGCATTTCGAAACCCGCGTGGATCATCGTGCAGATCGTCCTCCCCGTCCTCGGCGCCGTCCTGTGGCTGCTGATCGGCCGGCCGCGCGGCACTGCGCAGCCGCGGCCCAGCTACCCGCACCCCACCGCCCCGGATGACGACCCGGACTTCCTGCGCAACCTGGAGGCACGCCGCCGCAACCAGGCCGAGGCCGAGCGGCTGAAGAAGCTGCGTGACGAGCTGGAGTCCAAGGCCAAGGAGGACGGCGGGAAGCACCCGCGCGGCACGGACGAACACGATACCGACGGACTGAAATAA
- a CDS encoding Hsp70 family protein: protein MPECLPLGARGASVPSVVYFPEEGTVLVGEVAERRGLDSPERVVREFKRRIGDDVPIILGTLALQPEDVFATMARWVADRAAEREGGPPSAVYLTHPAAWGIHRLSVIRAALAAHGLENVTLLPEPEAAALHYASQVRVEEGSTIAVYDLGGGTFDTAVLRKSGSSRFELLGRPEGIEDLGGADFDAAVFSYVAGHTGTALADLDPADPAVLGALARLRRECVEAKEALSSDSEASIPVLLPGVQQQIRLVRSEFEALIEEPVRETVDALERSLAQLHLEPADLSAVLLIGGSSRIPLVAQVVSEELDRPIAVDADPKSSICLGAAVAALLAHAAARAETAAPQTDAAGIETSAAQAPPAVVPSAVPPATSGPGLPSWSRKYATTAEAGAGHGAVRTARRGERGAHAPKPTVRVTAVAAAAALLTVLTATAAQSPDGFGSLTAMFVPQAGASTDGGSAGTGGAEAPGGGGGGAAAVGAPQPLAGVEASAKKPIAQQPGLDVSASPTSSQAAAGGATAGGPAAAGAAPAANPPSAAGGSTPGTVIVPDSATIGPATPTATTQPVPTAPAPTATPAPTTAPPTSTATPTPTTPPPGTSSPGTTVDPTLGSGTAPADPGTSSPTTGGATPTILPTTMAAPAPTGDPLVSPTADLTPTPTVAPSPTPEESTVTPTDTAVATATTTSPGA, encoded by the coding sequence GTGCCTGAGTGCCTGCCTTTGGGCGCGCGTGGAGCGTCGGTTCCCTCCGTGGTGTACTTCCCGGAGGAAGGCACTGTCCTGGTGGGCGAGGTCGCGGAACGCCGCGGTCTGGACTCGCCAGAACGCGTGGTGCGGGAATTCAAACGCCGCATCGGCGACGACGTTCCCATCATCCTTGGCACCCTGGCGCTGCAGCCGGAGGACGTCTTCGCCACCATGGCCCGCTGGGTGGCAGACCGCGCGGCCGAACGCGAGGGGGGCCCGCCGTCGGCCGTCTACCTCACCCACCCCGCTGCCTGGGGCATCCACCGCCTGTCCGTCATCCGCGCCGCCCTTGCCGCCCACGGCCTGGAAAACGTCACCCTCCTCCCCGAACCCGAGGCCGCGGCGCTGCACTACGCCTCGCAGGTGCGGGTGGAGGAGGGCAGCACCATCGCGGTGTACGACCTCGGCGGCGGCACCTTCGATACCGCGGTCCTGCGGAAGTCCGGCAGCAGCCGCTTCGAACTGCTGGGCCGTCCGGAGGGCATCGAAGACCTGGGCGGGGCCGACTTCGACGCCGCGGTGTTCAGCTATGTTGCCGGGCACACCGGCACCGCCCTGGCAGACCTCGACCCCGCCGACCCCGCGGTCCTCGGGGCATTGGCCCGCCTCCGGCGCGAATGCGTGGAGGCCAAGGAAGCCCTGTCCTCCGACAGCGAGGCAAGCATTCCCGTGCTCCTGCCCGGCGTCCAGCAGCAAATCCGCCTGGTCCGTTCCGAGTTCGAGGCCCTGATTGAAGAGCCCGTACGGGAAACGGTGGACGCGCTGGAGCGCTCCCTGGCCCAGCTGCACCTGGAACCGGCAGACCTGTCCGCGGTGCTGCTGATTGGCGGCTCGTCCCGGATCCCCCTGGTAGCCCAGGTGGTGTCGGAGGAACTGGACCGGCCCATCGCCGTTGACGCGGATCCCAAGTCCTCCATTTGCCTCGGCGCGGCCGTGGCCGCGCTTCTCGCGCACGCCGCAGCCCGCGCAGAAACGGCAGCGCCCCAAACTGACGCGGCAGGAATTGAAACGTCCGCCGCTCAGGCGCCGCCCGCCGTCGTGCCTTCCGCAGTGCCACCGGCAACCTCCGGACCAGGGCTGCCCAGCTGGTCACGCAAATATGCGACGACGGCTGAAGCCGGCGCGGGGCACGGCGCCGTCCGGACTGCGCGGCGGGGGGAAAGAGGGGCACACGCCCCGAAACCCACGGTCCGGGTCACGGCTGTTGCCGCTGCCGCAGCCCTCCTGACGGTCCTCACCGCCACTGCGGCGCAGAGCCCCGACGGCTTCGGAAGCCTCACCGCCATGTTTGTACCGCAGGCGGGAGCGAGCACCGACGGCGGATCCGCAGGCACCGGCGGGGCGGAAGCACCAGGTGGAGGGGGAGGAGGAGCTGCAGCCGTTGGCGCCCCCCAGCCGCTCGCGGGCGTGGAGGCCAGCGCCAAAAAGCCAATCGCGCAGCAGCCCGGGCTCGACGTGTCCGCCTCACCCACCAGCAGCCAGGCCGCGGCCGGCGGCGCCACGGCGGGTGGGCCTGCGGCCGCCGGCGCAGCCCCTGCAGCGAATCCGCCGTCAGCAGCCGGGGGCAGCACTCCGGGGACAGTCATCGTTCCCGATTCAGCCACCATAGGCCCCGCAACGCCAACGGCCACCACGCAACCCGTCCCTACCGCGCCTGCCCCCACTGCCACCCCGGCCCCAACAACCGCCCCGCCCACGTCCACTGCCACGCCAACACCGACGACGCCGCCGCCGGGCACATCCTCGCCCGGCACGACCGTCGACCCCACGCTTGGCTCCGGAACCGCTCCCGCCGACCCGGGGACGTCTTCCCCCACCACCGGGGGAGCGACCCCCACCATCCTGCCCACCACCATGGCGGCTCCGGCCCCCACAGGTGACCCGCTCGTGTCCCCCACGGCCGACCTAACGCCCACCCCGACCGTTGCACCTTCACCCACGCCGGAGGAGTCCACCGTGACTCCGACGGACACTGCCGTCGCAACGGCCACGACCACTTCTCCGGGGGCCTGA
- a CDS encoding dynamin family protein, whose amino-acid sequence MTASTTAGAAALIREALEAYADDPDAVQSLKGYAQRLAEPLRIAVAGMVKAGKSTLLNAIIGEEIAPTDTGECTRIVTWYRHGRTPRITLHPTDGLPRNLPLKRVDGRLVFVLDGVRAEEVERLDVEWPSPALKAMTLIDTPGIASLSQDVSARSIRFLTPEDTPSEADAVIYLMRHLHESDIRFLESFRDIGAGRSGTVNAIAVLSRADEVGAGRIDSLLSAGTIAERYSRDPNLRKLALGVVPVAGLLAQSARTLRQADFEALQLLATLDRAARERMLLSADRFRRSAEPDGLTEEARTSLLERYGLFGIRLAMVLVRNGFGEPTALAHELARRSGLDPLLELLDRQFQARAGALKARTALAAVEDLLATRPRQGTEQLAASLERLQAGAHEFRELRLLAALRTTGVELAPELAAEAERLIGGQGAAASQRLGVPSDSPPEVLAAQARQVLGRWRAVAESPLTARSAVEACRVVIRSCEGVLADCTGRTRQPQSA is encoded by the coding sequence ATGACGGCGTCCACCACAGCCGGAGCGGCGGCACTGATCCGCGAAGCGCTGGAGGCCTATGCGGATGACCCGGACGCCGTCCAGTCACTGAAAGGCTACGCGCAGCGGTTGGCCGAGCCCCTGCGGATTGCCGTTGCCGGCATGGTGAAAGCAGGGAAATCAACCCTCCTGAATGCCATCATCGGCGAGGAGATCGCGCCCACGGACACCGGCGAATGCACCCGGATTGTCACCTGGTACCGGCACGGACGCACGCCCCGCATCACCCTGCACCCCACGGACGGCCTGCCCCGGAACCTCCCGTTGAAGCGCGTGGACGGGCGCCTGGTGTTCGTCCTGGACGGCGTGCGTGCGGAGGAGGTGGAGCGCCTCGACGTCGAATGGCCGTCGCCGGCGCTGAAGGCCATGACGCTGATCGACACCCCCGGCATCGCTTCCCTCTCCCAGGATGTGTCGGCACGGTCCATTCGGTTCCTGACCCCGGAGGATACGCCGTCGGAGGCTGATGCCGTGATCTACCTGATGCGGCACCTGCACGAATCCGATATCCGGTTCCTGGAATCCTTCCGAGACATCGGGGCGGGACGCTCAGGCACCGTCAACGCCATCGCGGTGCTGTCCCGGGCCGATGAGGTGGGAGCCGGTCGCATCGACTCCCTGCTGTCCGCCGGCACCATCGCGGAACGGTACAGCCGGGACCCCAACCTACGGAAGCTGGCCCTGGGCGTTGTCCCGGTGGCAGGGCTCCTGGCGCAAAGCGCCCGCACCCTGCGCCAGGCGGACTTCGAGGCCCTCCAGCTGCTTGCCACCCTGGACCGCGCCGCGCGCGAACGGATGCTGCTTTCCGCCGACAGGTTCCGCCGCTCCGCTGAACCGGACGGACTGACGGAAGAGGCCCGGACATCACTGCTGGAGCGCTACGGGCTCTTCGGCATCCGGCTCGCCATGGTCCTGGTCCGCAACGGATTCGGGGAGCCAACAGCCCTGGCCCATGAACTCGCCCGGCGCAGCGGCCTGGACCCGCTGCTGGAGCTGCTGGACCGCCAGTTCCAGGCGAGGGCGGGGGCGCTGAAGGCCAGGACCGCGCTGGCAGCGGTGGAAGACCTCCTGGCCACCCGGCCGCGGCAGGGAACGGAGCAGCTGGCGGCATCCCTGGAGCGGCTGCAGGCCGGCGCGCACGAATTCCGCGAGCTCCGGCTGCTGGCGGCGTTGCGGACCACAGGGGTGGAACTTGCTCCGGAACTGGCGGCGGAAGCTGAACGGCTCATCGGCGGCCAGGGCGCCGCGGCGTCACAGCGGCTGGGCGTGCCCTCCGATTCGCCTCCGGAGGTCCTGGCGGCGCAGGCCCGCCAGGTGCTGGGCCGCTGGCGCGCGGTCGCTGAAAGCCCCCTGACTGCACGGTCAGCCGTGGAGGCCTGCCGGGTGGTGATCCGCAGCTGCGAGGGCGTGCTGGCCGATTGCACCGGCAGGACGCGGCAGCCGCAATCGGCATAG
- a CDS encoding dynamin family protein: MTAGQLAKLVEQGLQLVGAGDREDLRRRLGQAMVRLQDPSIRVIVVGEFKQGKSKLINALVNAPVCPVDDDIATSLPTIVRYGEPASAAVLVPTADNQAGNQAANPAGDGGDGSIERRPIELSELPALVSEQGNPGNSRKLAAAEVCLPRRVLTGGLTIIDSPGVGGMGSTHTLTTLTALPTADAMLLVSDASQEYTEPELRFLRQAMRITPSVAAVLSKTDLYPDWRRVEELDRNHLDQVSPDIPLFALSADLRLEASRLQDAELNAESGFPALVSHLRNDIVGKAQRIQRRSVSQDLLSVTENLRLSLQSELDALENPDGTPQMLAALEQAKTEADELRKRSARWQLTLSDGINDLIADMEYDLRDRLRRIQREAENAIDQGDPGPVWTQFSAWLEECVAAAVSDTFVWTSERSQWLAAQVAEHFAADEVSLPVLHVSDSGDALDPVDQMPGLDPGRVNPIQKVLIGMRGSYGGVLMFGLLTGIFGMALINPLSVGAGLLLGRKAYREDKETRLKRRQGEAKALVRRQLDDVTFQVGKQLKDRLRLVQRTIRDHFTEIADEYHRSLSDSVAAAQKAANSYAQEKEGRIRDIRAELKRVDALHRAAEAVAAEVAAAGIRTAAGVG; the protein is encoded by the coding sequence ATGACGGCCGGACAGCTGGCCAAGCTCGTGGAGCAGGGCCTGCAGCTGGTGGGTGCCGGGGACCGCGAGGACCTGCGCAGGAGGCTCGGCCAGGCCATGGTCCGGCTGCAGGACCCCAGCATCAGGGTCATTGTGGTGGGGGAGTTCAAGCAGGGGAAGAGCAAGCTCATCAACGCCCTGGTGAACGCCCCGGTGTGCCCGGTGGATGACGATATTGCCACGTCGCTGCCCACCATCGTCCGCTACGGCGAACCGGCCTCGGCCGCCGTCCTGGTCCCCACGGCGGACAACCAGGCCGGCAACCAGGCGGCCAACCCTGCGGGCGACGGCGGGGACGGCAGCATCGAGCGCCGGCCCATTGAGCTGTCAGAGCTGCCGGCGCTCGTCTCCGAGCAGGGCAACCCGGGAAACAGCCGGAAGCTCGCGGCCGCGGAAGTTTGCCTGCCCCGCCGCGTCCTCACTGGGGGCCTGACCATCATCGACTCCCCGGGTGTGGGCGGCATGGGCTCCACCCACACGCTGACCACCCTCACCGCCCTTCCCACCGCGGATGCCATGCTGCTGGTCTCGGACGCCTCCCAGGAATACACGGAACCGGAACTGCGGTTCCTGCGCCAGGCCATGCGGATCACCCCCAGCGTTGCCGCCGTCCTCTCCAAAACGGACCTGTACCCGGACTGGCGCCGGGTTGAAGAGCTGGACAGGAACCACCTGGACCAGGTGTCACCGGACATCCCCTTGTTCGCGTTGTCCGCAGACCTCCGCCTCGAGGCCTCACGCCTCCAGGACGCCGAGCTCAACGCCGAATCAGGCTTCCCAGCCCTGGTGTCCCACCTGCGCAACGACATTGTGGGCAAGGCGCAGCGCATCCAGCGCCGCTCCGTCAGCCAGGACCTGCTCTCCGTCACCGAAAACCTGCGCCTGTCCCTGCAGTCCGAACTGGACGCGTTGGAGAACCCCGACGGTACGCCGCAGATGCTCGCAGCCCTGGAGCAGGCCAAAACGGAGGCGGACGAGCTGCGGAAGCGGTCCGCGCGCTGGCAGCTGACGCTCAGTGACGGCATCAACGATCTCATCGCCGACATGGAATACGACCTCCGCGACCGCCTGCGCCGGATCCAACGGGAAGCCGAGAACGCCATCGACCAGGGCGATCCCGGTCCTGTCTGGACGCAGTTTTCCGCGTGGCTCGAAGAGTGCGTTGCCGCGGCGGTCTCGGACACCTTTGTCTGGACCAGCGAGCGGTCGCAATGGCTGGCCGCGCAGGTGGCTGAGCACTTCGCCGCAGACGAGGTGTCACTGCCCGTCCTGCACGTGTCCGACTCCGGGGACGCCCTGGACCCGGTGGACCAGATGCCCGGGTTGGATCCCGGCCGCGTGAACCCGATCCAAAAAGTCCTCATCGGCATGCGGGGATCCTATGGCGGCGTCCTGATGTTTGGCCTCCTGACCGGGATTTTCGGGATGGCCCTGATCAATCCGCTGTCCGTGGGTGCCGGGCTGCTGCTGGGACGCAAGGCCTACCGTGAGGACAAGGAAACGCGGCTGAAGCGCCGCCAGGGCGAAGCGAAGGCGCTGGTCAGGCGCCAACTGGACGATGTCACCTTCCAGGTGGGCAAGCAGCTGAAGGACAGGCTGCGCCTGGTCCAGCGGACCATCAGGGACCACTTCACCGAGATCGCCGATGAATACCACCGGTCGCTGTCGGACTCGGTGGCAGCAGCCCAAAAGGCAGCCAACTCGTATGCCCAGGAGAAGGAAGGCCGCATCCGGGACATCAGGGCCGAGCTCAAGCGGGTGGACGCGCTGCACCGCGCGGCGGAAGCGGTGGCAGCGGAGGTTGCCGCCGCCGGAATCCGTACCGCGGCAGGGGTGGGATGA